CATCACCCTTGCCCGCGCATGATCGAGAAGACCCATGGCTACGAACAGGAATGTCACCAGAAGCGACAGGGCGAGCAGCGTCTCCTCCGATCGCGAGCCGAGCACCCGGTCGTAGACCTGCAGCATGTAGAGCGGACCCGTCAGCATCAGCAGGTTGACGAACACGCTGAAGACGAAGGCCGCCACCAGCGATCCCAGCGAGATGCGGCGCGCGGCGCGCAGTTCTTCCAGTCCCTTGCGGATGTCGAGCGCTATCATTGCCTTCCTTTCGGTGCGTCGCCTGTTTCGCACGACGACCTTTCGCGTCCATTTACAGCGGGAAAAGTCGGCGCAATACCCCCCAGTTGCACTGAGGCAGCGTTTCGCTCGTTGCCTTGGCCGCTCAAGCTGCTTATGGCTTGTGCTTTGATTGAAATGGCGATTCCTCTTCGCGCGGCATCGTTGCAGATCGGGATCATGAGCGTGGAACACCGAACATCCAGCATCCAGGGGCACCGAATCATGGCCCGTTGCGCCCTTCTGGCGGTTCTCGTGGCCTCCGTCTCGGCCTGCGCCGGAACCGCCGGTCCGACCCAGGCGATCAATGACCCGGACGAGGCCGACAACCGCAAGATCCACGAGTTCAACAAGTCGTTCGACCGCAACTTCGTTCGCCCCCTGTCGCAGGGCTATTCACGGTTGCCCGATCCGGTGGAACGCGGGATCGACAATGTCGCCGAGAACTTCGACCTGCCGAAGGAGGCGCTGAACAGCCTGCTTCAGGGGCGGCCGGTCGCCGCGCTGGAGAACACGGCGCGCTTCGCCGTCAACTCGACCGTCGGCCTCCTGGGGATCTTCGATCCCGCAGGAGAGATGGGCCTTGAGGGGCACGAGACGGATTTCGGCGAGACCCTGTATGTCTGGGGCGCCGAGGAAGGCGTCTATGGCGAGGTTCCGTTCTTCGGTCCGCGGACCGAGCGCGACGTCGTCGGCGAGGTGGTCGACATCGCGATGAACCCGCTTCGCCTGATCGTGCCCTCGGCCTTCGGGCCGTTCGGCACGGCGGCCGAGGGCGCCTCAATACTTGGTGAACGGGCGCAGTATTCCGACACGATCGACTCTGTCCTATATGAAAGCGCCGACAGCTATGCTCAGAGCCGGCTGCTCTACCTGCAGAACCGGCGCTTCGAGCTTGGACAGACCGGCGGTGCGGACGATGTCTACATCGACCCCTACGCCACCGACCCCTATGAGGATTTCGATGCCCAATGAACTTTCCCCCTTCGCAAGGCCCAACCGTCGGCTCGTGACGGCGGGCCTGGTGGCGGGCCTGGCCGCTGGCGTCATGCCCTGGCGCGCGGAGGCGCTTGATACGGCCTCGGCCCGCGCGCTGGTGGTCCAGGCCGTGGCGGAGGTGAACCGCACGATCAACTCCGGCAAGTCCGAGCAGGCCATGTTCGCCGATTTCGAGCGGCTCTTCGTGCAGTATGCCGATGTGCCGGCCATCGCGCGCACCGCCCTGGGTGTCGCGGGCCGCAGCGCGAGCAGGGCGGAACTCGCCGCCTTCACGAAGGCCTATCAGGGCTACATCAGCCGCAAGTATGGCAAGCGCTTCCGCGAGTTCATCGGCAGCGAGATCAAGGTGATCGACGCCCGCCAGATGAAGAGCGCGGTCGAGGTGATCTCGACCGCCTACCTGCGCAACGAGAACCCCTTCGAGGTGCGCTGGCATGTCTCGGACAAGTCGGGGCGCCCGGCCTTCTTCAACATCATCATCGAGGGCGTGAACATGCTCGCCTCGGAGCGGACCGAGATCGGCGCCATGCTGGACAGGCAGCGCGGCTCGATCCCGGCGCTGACCGAGCAGCTGAAACGCGCGAGCTGACCGCGCCTGAGCCTCCGAAGGCCTGAACGCCGCCCAGCCGGGCGGCGTTTGCATTGCGGGGCAGGCGGTCGTTCAGGCGGTGGTCCGGTCGGCGCGGATCGGCGGTATGACCGGAGGCGGACAGCGACGTCGATACGGCAAAGGGGGCACACCCGGCGCCCATGCCTGAAGCGCGACCGCCGGCCGGGGTCCGGCTCCCTTTCCGGGATCCGGCGCCGCATCACCGCAGCAGGCGGATCCGTCCCTGGACGGAGCGGGTCAGTTCCGCCCGCCGCCGAAGATCCCCAGCACGTCGCGCACGATCTGTTCGCCGGCGCTGGGCGGACGCGGCGCCGCCATCCAGTCGCCGGTGTCGCGCGGTGCAGGCGCCGCCTGCCAGTCGCCGGTATCCTGCGGCACCGGGTCGGTCCGCACGTCCGAGGAGGTGCGGGGCGGCAGGCGCGGCTCGGGAACGATCTTCTCCAGAGGCCGCGGGACGAGGCCCTCGTGGACGCGCAGCATCACCTCGTGCCAGATCTCGGCCGGAAGGCCGCCGCCCGTGACGCCCTTCAGCGGCGTGTTGTCGTCGTAGCCCATCCAGACGCCGGCGACGTAGTCCGCCGTGAAGCCCACGAACCAGGCATCGCGCGCGGCCTGGGTGGTGCCGGTCTTGCCCGCAGCCTCCCAGCCGGGAATGCGGGCGCGCGTTCCGGTGCCGGACTCGATCACCTGCGTCATCATGTAGGTCAGAAGCCGCGCCGCCTTCTCGGAGATCACGCGCTCGCCGATGC
This portion of the Rhodobacter sp. CZR27 genome encodes:
- a CDS encoding VacJ family lipoprotein, whose protein sequence is MEHRTSSIQGHRIMARCALLAVLVASVSACAGTAGPTQAINDPDEADNRKIHEFNKSFDRNFVRPLSQGYSRLPDPVERGIDNVAENFDLPKEALNSLLQGRPVAALENTARFAVNSTVGLLGIFDPAGEMGLEGHETDFGETLYVWGAEEGVYGEVPFFGPRTERDVVGEVVDIAMNPLRLIVPSAFGPFGTAAEGASILGERAQYSDTIDSVLYESADSYAQSRLLYLQNRRFELGQTGGADDVYIDPYATDPYEDFDAQ
- a CDS encoding phospholipid-binding protein MlaC, whose product is MPNELSPFARPNRRLVTAGLVAGLAAGVMPWRAEALDTASARALVVQAVAEVNRTINSGKSEQAMFADFERLFVQYADVPAIARTALGVAGRSASRAELAAFTKAYQGYISRKYGKRFREFIGSEIKVIDARQMKSAVEVISTAYLRNENPFEVRWHVSDKSGRPAFFNIIIEGVNMLASERTEIGAMLDRQRGSIPALTEQLKRAS